From Halobacillus sp. Marseille-Q1614, the proteins below share one genomic window:
- a CDS encoding YjiH family protein, with the protein MELRKQEAQEVTEQYSFKQLMKFLLPSLAGILLFLVPVSVNGTVTIGLGILADGLQAAISDIIPLFMTCVLWISAIGCLVIKTAAAPSIRQQPFLSSLFDIGLFWILLRFVGALFATITLTGTGPSIISSELTGQVVLYDLVPVLMVWFLFASLFMPLLLEFGLMDFIGSMVRKVMHPIFKLPGRSSVDALASWMGSGTVGVLLTTQQYDGGYYTKREAAVVATNFSIASIAFSLVIARFLGIDHLFVQFYLTVVVCGVVAAIICPRIPPLSKKKDTYYEPVGKQIDERVPEGVSSFRWAVDQAVKKADQVKSVRNVINRGIYNVADIWFGLIPLVMALGTIALILAEFTPVFTLLSYPIIPLLNVLQIPEASAAAPAMIVGFADMFLPAVVGSGIESELTRFVIGVMSLTQLIYMSEIGILLIKSKIPINLLELFVIFLQRTVITLPIAALIAHLFFF; encoded by the coding sequence GTGGAATTACGAAAGCAAGAAGCACAAGAAGTTACTGAGCAGTATTCGTTCAAACAGCTGATGAAATTTTTGCTGCCATCATTAGCAGGAATCCTTCTTTTCCTCGTACCTGTCTCTGTAAATGGAACAGTTACGATAGGGCTTGGGATATTAGCCGACGGCCTTCAGGCTGCCATTTCGGATATTATTCCTTTATTTATGACATGTGTGTTATGGATCTCAGCGATAGGATGCCTGGTGATAAAAACGGCTGCTGCACCTTCTATTCGCCAGCAGCCGTTTTTGTCTTCACTGTTTGATATCGGATTATTCTGGATACTTCTCCGATTTGTTGGAGCGCTCTTTGCGACGATAACCTTAACGGGAACCGGTCCATCTATTATTTCTTCTGAACTTACCGGCCAAGTGGTCCTATATGATCTCGTGCCTGTACTAATGGTTTGGTTTTTGTTTGCCAGCTTATTTATGCCGCTTCTATTAGAGTTTGGACTTATGGATTTTATAGGGTCTATGGTTCGTAAAGTCATGCACCCGATTTTTAAACTGCCGGGACGTTCTTCAGTAGATGCGCTTGCTTCCTGGATGGGAAGCGGAACGGTAGGGGTGCTCCTTACAACACAGCAATATGATGGCGGATATTATACAAAACGTGAAGCAGCCGTTGTAGCCACAAACTTCTCAATTGCATCGATTGCCTTCAGCCTTGTTATTGCAAGATTTCTCGGAATCGATCATCTCTTTGTTCAGTTTTACTTGACGGTAGTAGTATGCGGGGTTGTGGCCGCTATTATATGTCCGCGCATTCCGCCATTATCGAAAAAGAAAGATACATATTATGAGCCTGTCGGCAAGCAAATTGACGAACGTGTCCCAGAAGGGGTTTCGAGCTTCCGGTGGGCCGTAGATCAAGCAGTAAAAAAAGCAGACCAGGTAAAAAGCGTCCGCAATGTCATTAACCGGGGAATCTACAACGTAGCTGATATTTGGTTTGGTTTAATTCCGCTTGTCATGGCATTAGGGACCATTGCGCTGATCCTTGCGGAATTTACACCGGTCTTTACACTTTTATCGTATCCGATTATTCCTTTGCTGAACGTCTTGCAGATTCCGGAAGCGAGTGCTGCTGCCCCTGCGATGATCGTAGGATTCGCGGACATGTTTTTACCAGCTGTTGTCGGATCTGGCATTGAATCTGAGCTCACCCGTTTTGTAATCGGAGTTATGTCATTAACTCAGCTGATTTATATGTCGGAAATTGGAATTTTGCTTATCAAGTCAAAAATACCAATTAATTTACTTGAGCTTTTTGTCATCTTTTTGCAGCGAACCGTGATTACTCTGCCAATCGCTGCTTTAATAGCGCACCTGTTTTTCTTTTAG